The genomic DNA CGCCCAAAAAGGCTATGAAGTTCATTTTATTAGCTCCAACCTCCCTGCGAGGCTGGATATGACCAATCCCAATATTTTCTTCCATAAAGTGAATGTGGAAACCTACCCTTTGTTTAAATATCAACCTTATGATATTGCTCTGTCTTCCGCTATTTATCAGGTGGTTAAGCTCTACCAACTGGACCTCATCCACGCACATTATGCCATTCCGTATGCCTATGCCGCCTATGTTGCCAAGCAAATGTTAGAAGATGAAGACATTCAAATTCCTGTGGTGACCACGCTCCACGGCACAGACATCACGCTGGTGGGACAGCACCCCAGCTATAAAGCCGCTGTACAGTTTTCTATCAACCATTCTGATGCGGTTACTTCCGTATCGGAGAGCCTAAAAAAGGACACGCTAAAAGCCTTCAATATCAAAAAAGAGATATTGGTTATTCCGAACTTCATCGATAATTCCCTCTATCGCCTTGATGCTATATGCCATAGAAATCAACTGGCTGAGGATAATGAAAAACTTCTGATCCATGTTTCTAATTTGCGGAAAGTCAAGAGAGTTCCTGATGTGTTAGCGGTGTTTAAACGCGTTCAAAAAGTGGTGGCAAGCAAGCTCATCATCATTGGCGAGGGTCCCGAAATGGAGTTAATCAATCATTTTTTAGTGGAACATCCGCATTTAATTGATAAAGTGCGATTGCTCGGCAAGACCAACAACCTCTATGAGGTGCTGAAATGTACGGATGTGTTCTTGCTCCCCTCCGAACAAGAAAGTTTTGGGCTGGCGGCTCTGGAAGCGATGGCGGCAGGCAACGCGGTGATTAGTAGTAACGCTGGCGGCATTCCTGAGGTTAATATTCAAGGGGTTACGGGCTTTCTTTCTCCCGTAGGCGATGTGGAGGATATGGCGCTCAATACCATTAAACTCCTCCAAGATGAGGCGCTTTTAGCTCATATGAAAGCCAATGCCAAAACCATAGCTCATATGTTTGACATCAAAAATATTATTCCGCAATACGAAGCAATGTATCAAGAAACTTTAAATTCTTATCAAAAAAAGTAAGATTTAAAGAAAAAACATTTATATTTGTAAGCAAGTCATCATTAAATTTAAACTGATGAAAACACGGCTTCAATCTCTGTTATTAACTGGCGTTAATCTGGTTTTGTGCATTTTATTTTTCAACTAAAACCGACTGAATGACAGAACAATTACTGCAATATCTTTGGCATCATAAGTTGATTAAAGCTCAGAATTTAGTTGACACTCAAGGTTTTGCGGTGAAAATTCTCAACTTTGGCACTTGGAATACCAACGCAGGTCCAGACTTTCTTTTGGCAAAAATAGAATACCAAGGGCTTATTTTGGTCGGACATATAGAGTTCCATCTGCGGTCCTCTGATTACCTTAAGCACCAACATCAGCACAATCCGCAGTATGATAATTTAATCCTGCACGCCGTTTATGAACACGATGAAACGATTGAAGTTTTAGCCCAGAAAAACATTCCAACCATAGCGCTAAAGCCTTATATAGACGGTGCTACGCTGAATAAATATCAAAAAATGATGACGGCACAGCAAGGCATTCCTTGCGAAGGTCTTTTTGATAAAAATAAAATACCGCCCTTATTTTCTGATGAACTTTTACTCAAAAAATTAGATGAAAAAGCCACGCAGATAGAGCACGCGCTAACCCAAACCAAAAACGACTACGAGGCGGTGCTTTTTCGGTATTTGGCATATGCTTTTGGACTGAAAATCAATGCGGAAATTTTTCAACAGTTAGCGGAAGGGCTTGATTTTTCTATCATCAATAAAGTACGACAACGGCAAACCCAATTAGAAGCCCTATTTTTTGGGCTCTGTGGCTGGTTAGAAAAACCCGAAGACCCCGAAATGGGCATTTGGAAACGAGAGTTTGATTTTCTAAAAGCCAAATATCAACTACCCGAGCGCTTGGTTTCGCCGTTATTTTTAAGGTTGAGACCGCCTAACTTCCCTACCATTAGGCTTTCTCAGCTGGCGCATCTCTACGCTACCCATCAGCATTTGTTTTCTAAGGTGATTGAAGCACAAAACCTCAACGATTTATATACTATTTTTCAGCCTATTAGCGCTTCTGCCTATTGGGACAAGCATTATACTTTTGGAAAAACGACCCCAGAAGAAAAGCCTAAAAAATTAAGCGCCGCTTTTATTCATTTGATTCTCATCAATGCCGTTTTGCCTTTAAGATATGCCTATTTTAAAAATCAAAAAGAAAATATTTCTGATGATATTCTCAATTTTTATCAAGAAATTCCCGCAGAGCACAACAGCATCATAACCTATTGGAAGCGTTTAGGCGTTCATTTTCAATCAGCGAAAGATACCCAAGCATTTTTATTTTTAAAGAAAATTTTTTGTAATCATAAAAAATGTCTAACTTGCAGCATTGGTTATCAATTATTAAAACCTTAACAGATGATGTTTCAAAATATGAGACACCGAATGGAGCGAGAGTGGTTTGGCGTTCTTACCCGTGTAGGCTCCAAATTGGGCATTCCCGTTTCTAAACTCAGGGTGTTCTTTATCTATTCCACCTTTGCCACGGCGGGCTTTTTCTTTTTGCTTTATCTTGGGATGGCTTTTATGCTGTGGATTAAAGACATTTTTATCATCCGAAGACCCAGCGTTTTTGATTTATAATTTCAATCGATGTTGAGCATTACCCCTATTCCAATCACCGATATAGCGCAGTTAGAACTCGTTTATCAGTCTTATTGTCAAGCTTTTCCAGAAGACGAAAGACGGAGCAAAAGTCAATTTTGGGCTTTGGTTAAAAACCAACCTTTGGCTTCGGCACACGCTATTTTTCAGGGTGATGATATGGTGGGCTATCTTATTTTATGGACTGTTTCTGCGGGGATTTTTATTGAACATTTTGAAATTTTTCCTGCCTACCGAGGTCAAAATTTAGGTTCTCAAGTATTGCAATCCTTGGGTACTCAATTTGGAACGGTGATTTTGGAAACCGAACCTCCACATCTCAATTCTATTGCAGAAAGACGCTTGAATTTTTACATCAGAAATGGCTTTGTCGTTATAGACACCGACTATATACAACCGCCTTATGAGGCTTCAAAAAGCCCTTTAAACCTCTATCTTATGGCAAATCAAACCATAGAAAATCAGGTGGCGCTCATTAAGGAAATTCACGCGGTAGTTTACTCTTCTACCGAACATTCTGATTGAGGAATTTGGCTTTTTCGGCTTCGGCTTTCATCATAAATTTGGTAATATCCGCAGGCGATAGTTTGCCATATTTTAATATCTGAGCCTTATCAAAATCTTGAAGAACAAAGGTAACAAAGCGGTCTTATCCATTTTGGAAATTCCCAAGGCTTCAAAATAATGGTCGCCCAAATGCTCAACCAAATGAATCATTAAATCTATCTCTTGCCACTGATTTTGCACCTTGCCCACACTAAAACCGTCACCTTTGGGTTGGATAAAACGCTCTGCATTTTGCAGTGAAAATTCCTGTAAATCGGCTGAAGTTTTGGTTTGATAATCCAAATAAATATCGCGTTTAAGGTTCTTTAACGCCTTCTGGGCAGGGAATTGGCGGACATCATTTTTTAAATCGCCTGTCGCTTTTATGCTAATTTTAACTTCTGGAATTTCCCTTACCTCAATCCTTAATTTCCACTTAAAAATGGAACTAAAATCTTGCGCATTGAGCTGATGTTCACTTCTTTCAAAGCCATTTTTGACCCAACGGAGGCGTTCTCCTGTTTGGGCTTTAATTTGGAAAAAGCCTTGTGCATTGGTTTTGGTTTTCTCATCGTTACTCAGATTGACCACCCAGACCTCCGAAAGGGCGAAACCGCTTTCATCAGTGATATAGCCGCTCAATATTTGTTGGGCAAACCCCATAATCGATAAAAATAAAAGGAGAAAGGATAAAGTTTTTACCATATAGAATTATTTATTAATTCAAAAGTAAATATTTAAATGCTATTTTGATTAAAATCAACCCTATTTAACATCAATTTATCATTTATTAACAAAATCAACCTTAATGTTTTATTTTTATAAAATTATTTTTTTTTGTATTCATCTAAAATTTTCTTAACTTTGTAGACTTTTCCTATGGGGCTGACTGGTTTCGACAGCAAGGTCAATGGGTAAGTAAGCATGCAGAGAACCGTAGCGCGATCTCTTTAATCCCTTGCTACAAGATTTTAACTGGCAACGAAGAGTTTGCTCTTGCTGCTTAATCCGAAGCATAGTAGGATAAGCATTTTTCCCGAAGTATAGTAAGGAAACAAGATGTCTCACGGTAGCTCCGTTCTGCGGCGACCGAGTTTGAGGCATAGGAAATGCAGAAATAAGCCTTTGGGGGCTTTGACCAAAGGACGAAAACTCTAAAAGATAAGCTTGAAATTGAGTGTTTGCTCTCTGTTTTAGGTCGAAAATGAATAGCAAAATAAGCATGTAGAAAGCTTGCGTATTGCTTGTTTGGACGAGGGTTCGAATCCCTCCAGCTCCACAAAACACACTTACAATCAACTGATTAAAAGTATTAAGGACTAAAAAAGGGACTATTGGAATTTTCAATGGTTCTTTTTTTATGATAATAGCTACACTTTATAAAAAATCGCTGAAATATTAATTTTAAATCAATATTTCTATATTACCTTAAGCTTTTTAATTTCATATTTATTTAGATAGAGGAGTATCATCATTTTAAACTATATCCTCCGCCATCAATTAAATTGATGACGGAGGATAAAATTCTTTATTAAATAAAGGTTACATAGCTCTTCGGTGCTCTATTTTAATGTGAGAATGTTGGTCTTTTTCGTAGTCTCGGTATGAGGTTTTGAAGCCTAAAAGTTCTACCGTAATGTCTTCCTCTTGAGCGCGGATATTGGTAAAATCTTGAATCAGCTCTATCACATCTACCGTAATATAAGAAGTGCCTCGAGCATCAATAATGACTTTAGACTCAGGCTTGATATTTTTTAGCGTTTTTTTAATGGCGGCTTTATTGAGGAACGACACCTCCTCTGCCAATTTAATGGTCACCTCATCGGCATCGCCTAAATCTTCTTTGCTATAATAATAAGCCCTTTTCATATGCCCTTGTAGGATGTAGAAAACGGAAATTACCAAACCAATCCCTACCCCTTTCAGCAAATCTGTAGCCACCACCGCTATTACCGTTGCCAAAAATGGAATCAGCTGATATTTTCCTTTTTTCCAGAAATGAATCAGTTTAGAAGGGCTCGCCAGCTTGTAGCCAATCAGCAATAACACGGCTGCCAAAGTTGCCAACGGAATTTTATTGAGTAGCGCTGGAATCGTCAAAACACAAACCAAAAGCAACACACCGTGTGTCATCGTGGAGAGTTTAGAAGTCGCACCAGCATTCGCATTTGCGGAAGAACGCACCACCACAGAGGTCATCGGTAAGCCCCCAATCAACGCACTAACGATATTACCAATGCCTTGCGCTCTTAGTTCTAAATTGGTATCGGTAATTCTTCGGTGCGTGTCCAAACGGTCGGCAGCCTCTATACAAAGCAAAGTCTCAATAGACGCCACCACCGCAATGGTTGCCCCAAGAATCCAGACCTTAACATTTAAAAAACCAGAAACATCAGGAAGGGTAACCATATTTTTAAAATCTTGAACCGACTGTGGCACAGGGAGTTTCACCAAATGTTCTGATTGTATAGCCCAAGTGCTTCCTGTTTGGATAAAAACCTCGTTGAGCAAAATCCCTGCAAGCACCGCCACCAAGGCTCCTGGCAACATTTTCAATTGTTTTAATGCTGAAATGCGCTCCCACATCAGCAAAATCATCAGCGAAACCACTGTAACCGCCATCACTCCGAAATGTACAGATTGCGAGAGATTAACGACATAATTTTGTATAGAATCCCAATTGTAACCGCTTTCAAAAAGGGTGATATTGCCTTCATAATCTTGATCATAGCCCAGCGCGTGCGGAATTTGTTTCAAGAAAATAATCACGCCAATCCCTGCTAACATCCCTTCTATCACATTATTAGGGAAATAATTAGAAATGCTGCCCGCCCTTATAAAGCCCAAGGTCAACTGGATCAATCCCGCAATAATCCCTGCGCACAAAAAGAGCTCAAAGGAGCCTAAATCAGAAATGGCGGCTAAAACAATGGCTGCCAGACCCGCCGCAGGTCCAGACACTGAAATATGAGAATTACTTATCACACCGATCACAAGACCGCCCACAATCCCCGCAATAACGCCAGATAACGGCGGTGCGCCAGATGCCAAAGCGATCCCCAAACAAAGCGGCAAAGCCACTAAAAATACGACAAGTCCTGCAGGGAAATTTTCCTTAATCCCCCCTATCAATGATGTTTTTTTCATTTGTAAAATTAAATTATAATCGTGAAGCCTTAACCTTATAGATTAAGGTAAAAATAAGTTGAACGCGATTTTTAACCCGATGATTATCTGCAAATTCAATACAAAACATCAGCCCTCCAAAGCATCGCTAAGAAGTCAAAAAATCGTTATAAAAATTGGGAATTGAGAAAAAGCCTAAGCCTCGGGAGGCGGCGTGGTTATAGATAATATTGGCGACCGATGAGCGGGCTCTGTGTGTATAGAAACACGGGGTGCTTTTTCTATCTCTAAGTGGACAAAAAGCGCTTTGAGGCTCATCTGCTCAGGAAGTATTTTCTCCGAAAACGAAAACGGAGCCGTGTGGGTTTCTTCTTCAGAAACTGTGATATTTGCCATTGGAATTTCCCAATCCATCACCTTAGCGATACTCGGTAACGCCATAAAATTAAGGAAAATCAATAATACAAAAATGCTTCTCAGTTTCATCTTAAAAATGATATTTTTTAAGGTTTAGAGGTTTTTCTGCGCCTCATCACCCAATCAGAATCGGTAAGGTTGTAGATTTTTTGAATATTTTTCAATATTTTCTCAAAATCAATTTCTAAATCTATCAACTTGCCCGTTCTTAAATCAAACACCCAACCGTGTACGATAGGAAATTCCTCCAAGATGTAGCGTTCTTGCACGCACGCCATTTTAATCACATTGATGCATTGTTCCTGCACATTAAGCTCCACAAGTCTATCATAGCGCTTGCCCTCGTCCTCAATTTTGTCTAACTCCGCTTGGTGGATGCGGTACACATCTCGAATATTACGAAGCCAAGGATTGAGCAAACCTAAGTCTTGGGAGGTCATCGCCGCCTTTACGCCACCACAATTGTAGTGCCCACAGACCACGATGTGCTTGACCTTCAAGTGTTCCACAGCATACTGAATAACGGCGGTAGAGCTCATATCCAAGGCGTTCACGATGTTTGCCACATTTCTATGAACAAAGACCTCGCCAGGGCTCATCCCCATCAGTTCTTCCGCTGTAGCACGGCTGTCAGAGCAACCAATGTAC from Riemerella columbina includes the following:
- a CDS encoding GNAT family N-acetyltransferase gives rise to the protein MLSITPIPITDIAQLELVYQSYCQAFPEDERRSKSQFWALVKNQPLASAHAIFQGDDMVGYLILWTVSAGIFIEHFEIFPAYRGQNLGSQVLQSLGTQFGTVILETEPPHLNSIAERRLNFYIRNGFVVIDTDYIQPPYEASKSPLNLYLMANQTIENQVALIKEIHAVVYSSTEHSD
- a CDS encoding PspC family transcriptional regulator; translation: MFQNMRHRMEREWFGVLTRVGSKLGIPVSKLRVFFIYSTFATAGFFFLLYLGMAFMLWIKDIFIIRRPSVFDL
- a CDS encoding carbonic anhydrase yields the protein MSSNSYEVIFENNKKWVEGKLHQDANFFKKLAETQTPEFLYIGCSDSRATAEELMGMSPGEVFVHRNVANIVNALDMSSTAVIQYAVEHLKVKHIVVCGHYNCGGVKAAMTSQDLGLLNPWLRNIRDVYRIHQAELDKIEDEGKRYDRLVELNVQEQCINVIKMACVQERYILEEFPIVHGWVFDLRTGKLIDLEIDFEKILKNIQKIYNLTDSDWVMRRRKTSKP
- a CDS encoding DUF2851 family protein; the protein is MTEQLLQYLWHHKLIKAQNLVDTQGFAVKILNFGTWNTNAGPDFLLAKIEYQGLILVGHIEFHLRSSDYLKHQHQHNPQYDNLILHAVYEHDETIEVLAQKNIPTIALKPYIDGATLNKYQKMMTAQQGIPCEGLFDKNKIPPLFSDELLLKKLDEKATQIEHALTQTKNDYEAVLFRYLAYAFGLKINAEIFQQLAEGLDFSIINKVRQRQTQLEALFFGLCGWLEKPEDPEMGIWKREFDFLKAKYQLPERLVSPLFLRLRPPNFPTIRLSQLAHLYATHQHLFSKVIEAQNLNDLYTIFQPISASAYWDKHYTFGKTTPEEKPKKLSAAFIHLILINAVLPLRYAYFKNQKENISDDILNFYQEIPAEHNSIITYWKRLGVHFQSAKDTQAFLFLKKIFCNHKKCLTCSIGYQLLKP
- the bshA gene encoding N-acetyl-alpha-D-glucosaminyl L-malate synthase BshA, producing the protein MKIGILCYPTYGGSGIVATELGMSLAQKGYEVHFISSNLPARLDMTNPNIFFHKVNVETYPLFKYQPYDIALSSAIYQVVKLYQLDLIHAHYAIPYAYAAYVAKQMLEDEDIQIPVVTTLHGTDITLVGQHPSYKAAVQFSINHSDAVTSVSESLKKDTLKAFNIKKEILVIPNFIDNSLYRLDAICHRNQLAEDNEKLLIHVSNLRKVKRVPDVLAVFKRVQKVVASKLIIIGEGPEMELINHFLVEHPHLIDKVRLLGKTNNLYEVLKCTDVFLLPSEQESFGLAALEAMAAGNAVISSNAGGIPEVNIQGVTGFLSPVGDVEDMALNTIKLLQDEALLAHMKANAKTIAHMFDIKNIIPQYEAMYQETLNSYQKK
- a CDS encoding SulP family inorganic anion transporter, producing the protein MKKTSLIGGIKENFPAGLVVFLVALPLCLGIALASGAPPLSGVIAGIVGGLVIGVISNSHISVSGPAAGLAAIVLAAISDLGSFELFLCAGIIAGLIQLTLGFIRAGSISNYFPNNVIEGMLAGIGVIIFLKQIPHALGYDQDYEGNITLFESGYNWDSIQNYVVNLSQSVHFGVMAVTVVSLMILLMWERISALKQLKMLPGALVAVLAGILLNEVFIQTGSTWAIQSEHLVKLPVPQSVQDFKNMVTLPDVSGFLNVKVWILGATIAVVASIETLLCIEAADRLDTHRRITDTNLELRAQGIGNIVSALIGGLPMTSVVVRSSANANAGATSKLSTMTHGVLLLVCVLTIPALLNKIPLATLAAVLLLIGYKLASPSKLIHFWKKGKYQLIPFLATVIAVVATDLLKGVGIGLVISVFYILQGHMKRAYYYSKEDLGDADEVTIKLAEEVSFLNKAAIKKTLKNIKPESKVIIDARGTSYITVDVIELIQDFTNIRAQEEDITVELLGFKTSYRDYEKDQHSHIKIEHRRAM